One Carcharodon carcharias isolate sCarCar2 chromosome 24 unlocalized genomic scaffold, sCarCar2.pri SUPER_24_unloc_2, whole genome shotgun sequence genomic window carries:
- the LOC121273514 gene encoding beta-1,3-galactosyl-O-glycosyl-glycoprotein beta-1,6-N-acetylglucosaminyltransferase 3-like has product MLDQPVCWPLHRKYILSGLLATFLCGAFHWRGNSFTNYWKPVEQKSGYDVRYASLNLAEKNSSCWKIISGDPEAIEEAVLNSITIANKHKAVNETDYLAMTQDCDNFVKIRKYISFPLSTEERNFPLAYSMVIHSNIEMFERLLRSIYAPQNVFCVHVDRKSPNQFHSAVQAIASCFSNVFIAGKLESVTYASWSRVQADLNCMEELLHSPVQWKYLINVCGQDFPTKTNWEIVNSLMARNGSNIMDSVAPPNYKKRRWEFHYEIRNGVVRTQQKKTPPPISSPMYVGGAYILVTREFVRTLFVNPEIQAFFKWSEDTYSPDEHIWATLQRMPEIPGSITYTPGHQKSDPVLTRAVKWSFEAGDVAKGATYPPCTGRYRHLICVYGSGDLPWIVQQERLFANKFDLQVDNTAVQCMEEYVRYKVINETRS; this is encoded by the exons ATGTTGGATCAGCCTGTTTGCTGGCCACTACACCGGAAATATATCCTGAGCGGTCTCTTAGCGACTTTTCTTTGTGGTGCTTTTCATTGGCGAGGAAATTCATTCACAAATTACTGGAAACCAGTGGAACAAAAATCAGGTTACGATGTGCGATATGCATCCTTGAATCTGGCAGAAAAGAACTCGAGTTGTTGGAAGATAATTAGTGGTGACCCTGAAGCTATTGAAGAGGCTGTTTTAAACTCCATCACTATCGCAAACAAGCATAAAGCCGTAAATGAAACGGATTATTTAGCAATGACGCAAGACTGTGACAATTTTGTTAAAATCCGCAAATACATCAGTTTCCCGTTAAGTACAGAGGAACGCAATTTTCCCCTGGCCTATTCCATGGTGATCCATAGCAACATTGAGATGTTCGAGAGGCTCCTAAgaagcatttatgctccacagaaCGTGTTTTGTGTCCACGTGGACAGGAAGTCTCCAAATCAATTTCACTCGGCTGTCCAGGCCATCGCTTCCTGTTTCAGTAATGTCTTCATTGCAGGAAAGTTAGAATCGGTGACATACGCCTCATGGTCCAGAGTTCAGGCTGATCTGAACTGTATGGAAGAGCTGCTGCACAGCCCTGTCCAGTGGAAATACCTCATAAATGTTTGCGGACAAGACTTTCCAACGAAAACCAATTGGGAGATAGTCAACAGTCTTATGGCCAGGAACGGCTCAAATATTATGGACTCAGTAGCCCCGCCAAACTACAAAAAG AGAAGATGGGAATTTCATTATGAAATCCGTAACGGTGTTGTCAGAACTCAGCAAAAGAAGACTCCCCCACCCATAAGCAGTCCCATGTATGTGGGGGGTGCCTACATTCTTGTCACCAGAGAATTTGTGAGGACTTTGTTTGTGAACCCGGAAATCCAAGCGTTTTTCAAGTGGTCCGAGGACACCTACAGCCCCGACGAACACATCTGGGCAACCTTACAGAGGATGCCTGAGATACCCGGCTCCATAACGTACACTCCAGGACACCAGAAGAGTGACCCAGTTCTTACCCGAGCAGTGAAGTGGTCTTTTGAGGCTGGTGATGTAGCGAAGGGAGCCACGTATCCGCCTTGCACAGGAAGGTACCGCCATCTAATCTGTGTTTATGGGTCTGGAGATCTACCCTGGATCGTCCAACAGGAACGTCTGTTCGCGAACAAGTTTGATCTGCAAGTGGACAACACAGCTGTGCAATGCATGGAGGAATATGTCCGATACAAAGTGATTAATGAAACACGATCTTAA